The following are encoded in a window of Primulina huaijiensis isolate GDHJ02 unplaced genomic scaffold, ASM1229523v2 scaffold3245, whole genome shotgun sequence genomic DNA:
- the LOC140968106 gene encoding bZIP transcription factor 17-like: protein MPDPTVFVVPPPPLDDDFSSGLAMPPLDDAFFSQQFMEGNGSGDNQDDLDFDFSFDDLCLPSSDLDELLSDPVYNTTQLENDHLFDKVNGGSGLNLDQYHGALKSDCPNLRHLPVGSDKSSNGSGVLDSGSPGLEFNQISGYFNLVSPESNGSNPGSSESSGGEAKAMNCPSPESQGSGNCGSNVSDNSKNFARSVNYMPNANISFISSDNVDQKIKLGGPPSDNVYSSMLKRKKESDDLAVCDVDNNLESRINKFKKSECHVETNHNSCSISDLNEDDDKKKARLMRNRESAQLSRQRKKQYVEELEDKVRAMHSTIHDLNAKISFFMTENMTLRQQMGDGGSNGAVPLPQMAPPQPGMFPPPGMMYPWMPSAPPYMMRAHGSQVPLVPIPRLKSRQPANMVKASKKVEAKKSGGAKIKNVAGVSFLGLLFFIILFRNLVPMIDMKYGAVREAFSGDNSYVGGGYYENHHGRLLMANGSDHVVKYGGEKVSSCNSGGAHCGRKGHGTGGEPSTDEIVHLGNGSEPLVASLYVPRNDKLVMIDGNLIIHSVLASEKAMISQGQVGGENGLAVRGDLAPAIPVPGMGRNGARLPHLRALGSGSADEDGLKSKANDGRLQQWFREGLSGPMLSSGMCTEVFQFDVSSASTSGAIIPATASRNISEQQKMKSTQLSKGRNRRILHGLPIPLPGSSHNISEEQAGRQSQNKNLNLNNSASSVVVSVLVDPREASDTDVDGVMGAKALSRIFVVVLIDSVKYVTYSCMLPFKGAAPHLVTT, encoded by the exons ATGCCTGATCCAACGGTGTTCGTCGTCCCGCCTCCGCCACTCGACGACGATTTCAGTTCCGGCCTTGCGATGCCGCCCCTCGACGACGCCTTCTTTTCCCAACAGTTTATGGAGGGTAACGGTTCTGGCGACAATCAAGACGACCTTGATTTCGATTTCTCATTCGACGATCTATGCCTCCCTTCTTCCGATCTCGACGAATTACTCTCCGATCCGGTCTACAACACCACACAATTAGAAAACGACCATTTGTTTGATAAAGTCAATGGCGGATCAGGTCttaatttggatcaatatcaCGGGGCTTTGAAATCAGATTGTCCAAACTTGCGTCATCTTCCCGTAGGCAGCGATAAGAGCTCCAATGGGTCCGGGGTTCTGGATTCGGGTTCTCCAGGTCTAGAATTCAATCAGATCTCTGGTTATTTCAATTTGGTGTCGCCTGAATCAAATGGATCAAATCCAGGGAGCTCTGAAAGTTCCGGTGGTGAAGCGAAGGCAATGAATTGCCCTTCCCCCGAATCTCAGGGTTCTGGGAATTGTGGTTCCAATGTATCTGATAACTCAAAAAATTTTGCCAGATCGGTAAATTATATGCCAAATGCTAACATCAGTTTTATTAGTTCTGATAATGTCGATCAAAAGATTAAACTCGGGGGGCCTCCTAGTGATAATGTCTATAGTTCCATGTTAAAGAGGAAAAAAGAGAGCGATGATTTAGCAGTTTGTGATGTGGATAATAATTTAGAGTCCAGGATTAACAAGTTTAAGAAATCCGAGTGTCATGTCGAGACTAACCATAATAGCTGTAGTATCAGTGATTTGAACGAAGATGACGATAAAAAGAAGGCTAGGTTGATGAGGAACAGGGAGAGCGCACAATTATCAAGACAGAGGAAGAAGCAATACGTCGAGGAGTTGGAGGATAAAGTGAGGGCAATGCATTCGACAATACATGACTTGAATGCAAAGATTTCATTCTTTATGACTGAAAACATGACTCTACGGCAACAAATGGGCGATGGTGGGAGTAATGGCGCAGTCCCACTTCCTCAAATGGCACCTCCTCAACCTGGGATGTTTCCACCCCCTGGTATGATGTATCCATGGATGCCATCTGCTCCCCCATACATGATGAGGGCACATGGATCTCAAGTGCCACTGGTTCCAATCCCAAGGTTGAAATCACGACAGCCAGCCAATATGGTAAAGGCCAGTAAAAAGGTGGAAGCTAAGAAGAGTGGGGGGGCAAAGATTAAGAACGTTGCAGGTGTTAGCTTTCTCGGTTTGctgttttttattatattatttagaaATTTGGTTCCGATGATTGATATGAAATATGGAGCTGTTAGGGAGGCATTTTCTGGTGATAACAGTTATGTTGGAGGTGGATATTATGAGAATCACCATGGGAGGTTGTTGATGGCGAATGGGAGTGACCATGTTGTGAAGTATGGTGGTGAAAAAGTATCTAGTTGTAATAGTGGTGGTGCACATTGTGGTCGAAAAGGTCATGGAACTGGAGGGGAGCCAAGTACCGACGAGATTGTTCATTTGGGAAATGGGAGCGAACCCCTTGTTGCATCATTGTATGTTCCTAGGAATGATAAGCTTGTTATGATAGATGGAAATTTGATTATCCATTCAGTGTTGGCTAGTGAGAAAGCCATGATATCGCAGGGTCAGGTAGGTGGTGAAAATGGTTTAGCAGTTCGTGGAGATTTGGCTCCTGCCATTCCTGTCCCTGGTATGGGAAGGAACGGTGCTCGGCTTCCCCACCTAAGGGCACTGGGTTCTGGTTCAGCAGACGAAGATGGTTTGAAGTCAAAGGCCAATGATGGCAGGCTTCAGCAATGGTTCCGTGAAGGCCTTTctg GTCCGATGTTGAGCTCAGGGATGTGCACGGAAGTTTTCCAGTTTGATGTGTCATCAGCTTCCACGTCAGGAGCCATAATTCCAGCCACTGCCTCGAGAAACATTTCTGAACAGCAGAAAATGAAATCTACGCAGCTCAGCAAGGGAAGGAACCGCAGAATCCTCCATGGTCTTCCTATTCCCCTTCCTGGATCCTCTCACAACATTTCCGAGGAACAAGCTGGAAGACAATCACAAAACAAGAACCTGAACTTAAATAATTCAGCATCTTCTGTGGTTGTTTCTGTGCTCGTGGATCCTAGGGAGGCAAGTGATACTGACGTCGATGGTGTGATGGGAGCGAAGGCCCTCTCTCGAATTTTCGTTGTTGTTCTAATTGACAGTGTCAAGTATGTCACTTACTCATGCATGCTTCCTTTTAAGGGAGCTGCTCCTCACCTAGTGACTACTTGA
- the LOC140968085 gene encoding uncharacterized protein, translated as MELDIQKFIHNPDLRQFEFPHFPTSYLRLVAHRVAQHYGLHTMVQDNVVDGQGMRIFVLKKPESKFPAFFLSDVPTKDSETDNLDQMKFVIRPRPSKLHSNDANESEHKRYPVRTVEERKEEYDRARARIFSSPASSESEDAFFQATDVERNLNVDDNEVLRNLCVQGDNSREFSSSSMVATFRDREKDRIDPDYDRSYERYVRNTPSTQNFFQAQFNIQAIQPPFVRHESLYPQLTHVSVPPAALNYRNPVMSHYCAAGLSQNFGDDLYMQLPMQTVMHTHSYDQLRHNFFQAPVTQQPLSFDYSVNR; from the exons ATGGAACTCGATATTCAGAAGTTCATACACAATCCCGATCTGCGGCAGTTTGAGTTTCCGCATTTCCCTACCTCATATCTGCGGCTTGTTGCTCACCGTGTTGCTCAACATTACGGTTTGCATACTATGGTTCAAGATAATGTTGTAGATGGTCAAGGAATGAGAATTTTTGTTCTGAAGAAACCAGAGAGCAAGTTCCctgcattttttttatcagatgTACCAACAAAAGATTCAGAAACCGACAATCTTGATCAAATGAAGTTTGTCATTAGACCAAGACCTTCTAAGCTTCACTCAAATGATGCCAATGAATCGGAGCATAAACGCTATCCAGTAAGAACTGTAGAAGAGAGGAAGGAGGAGTATGACAGAGCACGAGCTCGTATCTTCAGTAGTCCAGCTAGTTCAGAGTCAGAAGATGCATTTTTCCAAGCTACTGATGTTGAGAGGAACTTAAATGTTGATGACAATGAAGTCCTAAGGAACTTGTGTGTGCAGGGGGACAATAGCAGGGAATTCAGTAGTTCTTCCATGGTAGCTACTTTTAGGGACAGAGAGAAGGATCGGATTGACCCTGATTATGATCGCAGTTATGAAAG ATATGTTAGGAACACCCCAAGCACTCAAAATTTCTTTCAGGCCCAATTTAATATACAGGCGATTCAGCCTCCATTTGTCCGACATGAGTCTTTGTACCCTCAGCTAACTCATGTGTCAGTGCCTCCAGCTGCTCTTAACTACAGGAACCCAGTGATGAGTCATTATTGTGCAGCAGGATTGAGTCAAAATTTTGGGGATGATCTATACATGCAATTGCCAATGCAGACTGTGATGCATACgcattcatatgatcaactgaGGCATAACTTTTTCCAG GCGCCTGTCACTCAGCAACCTCTTAGTTTTGATTACTCCGTTAACAGATAA
- the LOC140968095 gene encoding tubulin beta-5 chain-like, whose product MREILHVQGGQCGNQIGSKFWEVVCDEHGIDPTGRYVGTSDVQLERVNVYYNEASCGRFVPRAVLMDLEPGTMDSVRTGPYGQIFRPDNFVFGQSGAGNNWAKGHYTEGAELIDSVLDVVRKEAENCDCLQGFQVCHSLGGGTGSGMGTLLISKIREEYPDRMMLTFSVFPSPKVSDTVVEPYNATLSVHQLVENADECMVLDNEALYDICFRTLKLTTPSFGDLNHLISATMSGVTCCLRFPGQLNSDLRKLAVNLIPFPRLHFFMVGFAPLTSRGSQQYRALTVPELTQQMWDSKNMMCAADPRHGRYLTASAMFRGKMSTKEVDEQMINIQNKNSSYFVEWIPNNVKSSVCDIPPKGLSMASTFIGNSTSIQEMFRRVSEQFTAMFRRKAFLHWYTGEGMDEMEFTEAESNMNDLVSEYQQYQDATADDEEDYVDEEEEEEAHM is encoded by the exons ATGAGAGAAATCCTGCACGTCCAGGGAGGCCAATGCGGGAACCAGATTGGTTCAAAGTTCTGGGAGGTTGTCTGTGATGAGCATGGCATAGATCCAACTGGACGATACGTTGGAACATCCGATGTGCAATTGGAGCGTGTCAATGTTTACTATAATGAGGCGTCTTGTGGGAGGTTTGTGCCTCGTGCCGTGCTCATGGATCTCGAGCCTGGTACCATGGACAGTGTGCGTACTGGTCCATACGGCCAGATCTTCCGTCCTGATAACTTTGTGTTCGGCCAATCTGGTGCTGGAAACAACTGGGCCAAAGGGCATTACACTGAGGGTGCTGAGCTGATTGACTCGGTTCTTGATGTTGTGAGGAAGGAAGCTGAGAACTGTGACTGCCTTCAAG GTTTCCAAGTGTGTCACTCACTTGGTGGGGGAACTGGTTCGGGAATGGGTACCTTGCTGATCTCAAAAATCAGGGAAGAATACCCTGATAGGATGATGTTGACATTCTCCGTGTTCCCTTCACCAAAGGTTTCAGATACGGTGGTCGAGCCCTATAACGCCACTCTTTCGGTGCATCAACTTGTTGAAAATGCAGATGAATGCATGGTGCTTGACAATGAAGCTTTATACGATATTTGTTTTAGGACACTCAAACTTACCACTCCTAGCT TCGGTGATCTTAACCACTTAATATCTGCAACTATGAGTGGTGTTACCTGCTGCCTTCGATTCCCCGGTCAACTCAACTCTGATCTAAGAAAACTAGCAGTCAACCTGATTCCATTCCCCCGTCTGCACTTCTTCATGGTGGGGTTTGCTCCTCTAACCTCTCGTGGTTCCCAGCAATACCGTGCCCTAACTGTTCCAGAGCTGACTCAACAAATGTGGGATTCCAAGAACATGATGTGTGCTGCTGACCCACGCCATGGACGTTATCTCACAGCCTCAGCCATGTTCCGTGGAAAAATGAGCACCAAGGAAGTAGATGAACAAATGATaaacattcaaaataagaactcttCCTACTTTGTCGAGTGGATTCCAAACAATGTGAAATCAAGTGTTTGTGACATCCCACCAAAAGGACTTTCAATGGCATCCACCTTCATTGGCAACTCAACCTCAATTCAGGAGATGTTCAGACGAGTGAGCGAGCAGTTCACTGCTATGTTCAGGAGGAAAGCTTTCTTGCATTGGTATACAGGTGAAGGGATGGACGAGATGGAGTTCACTGAGGCTGAGAGCAACATGAACGACCTTGTTTCTGAGTACCAGCAGTACCAGGATGCTACAGCCGATGATGAAGAGGATTATGTGGACgaggaagaagaggaagaggcACACATGTGA